The proteins below come from a single Streptomyces sp. M92 genomic window:
- a CDS encoding polysaccharide deacetylase family protein — translation MREGFRAGPAVCAVAPAVAALAHIGPAATWLPGLRRWRFPGLAGLGRPDHVALTFDDGPGPVSTPHFLDVLDGLGVRATFFVLGENVVRHRAQARELARRGHEIAVHGWTHDRPWLPSPARDARELARTVRAVREVTGQAPLWYRPPYGILTSGRWAAARRAGLRPVLWTAWGKDWRRDATSASVRATVAADLRGGGTVLLHDTDHASAPGSWRAALAALPGIVRDCREAGLEVGPLLEHGTAGAAGHREAGRRVPGTPGTAPFRSPAPGQP, via the coding sequence ATGCGTGAGGGCTTTCGTGCCGGACCGGCGGTGTGCGCCGTCGCTCCGGCCGTCGCCGCGCTGGCCCATATCGGTCCCGCCGCGACCTGGCTGCCCGGGTTGCGCCGGTGGCGGTTCCCCGGACTGGCCGGATTGGGCCGCCCCGACCACGTCGCCCTCACCTTCGACGACGGCCCCGGACCGGTGTCCACGCCGCACTTCCTCGACGTACTGGACGGGCTCGGGGTACGGGCGACGTTCTTCGTCCTGGGCGAGAACGTCGTACGCCACCGTGCTCAGGCCCGCGAGCTGGCCCGGCGGGGGCACGAGATCGCCGTCCACGGCTGGACGCACGACCGCCCCTGGCTGCCGTCACCGGCGCGGGACGCGCGTGAGCTGGCACGGACCGTCCGTGCGGTGCGCGAGGTGACCGGGCAGGCCCCGCTCTGGTACCGCCCGCCCTACGGCATCCTCACCTCCGGCCGCTGGGCCGCGGCCCGCCGGGCCGGGCTGCGGCCGGTGCTGTGGACGGCGTGGGGCAAGGACTGGCGGCGGGACGCCACGTCCGCCTCGGTCCGGGCCACCGTGGCCGCGGACCTGCGCGGCGGCGGCACCGTCCTCCTGCACGACACCGACCATGCGTCCGCCCCCGGCAGCTGGCGGGCCGCCCTGGCGGCGCTGCCCGGCATCGTGCGCGACTGCCGGGAGGCCGGGCTGGAGGTCGGGCCGCTGCTGGAGCACGGGACGGCCGGTGCGGCCGGCCACCGGGAGGCGGGACGGCGCGTACCGGGGACTCCGGGGACCGCTCCGTTTCGGTCACCGGCGCCGGGACAGCCGTAG
- a CDS encoding DMT family transporter, producing MSALTVVLALFAALSNAAASVLQRRAAAQDEDRAGARHTVVRSLLRLVRDRYWVGGALLLALTTVLQGAALAVGSLAVVQPLMASELLFTLMVGSLVFHRRPDPRTWLAFVALAVGLALFLGAAAPSAGHDTADSGRWGWAGLALFVVVTALASVGSLVRGAPRAALFGSASAVAFGGTAALLKEVTGRLPQGVGAVLAQWPVYATGVVGVISFLLLQSALRAGTLAASQPALTLGDALTSVALGWALFGEEIALGVRVLPELVGVALIGLGSVGLARAPSVHGAWDTAPAARDGPGSGRRGQERRGQGRRGQGRRET from the coding sequence GTGAGTGCCCTCACCGTCGTCCTGGCCTTGTTCGCCGCGTTGTCCAACGCGGCGGCGTCGGTGCTGCAGCGCCGGGCCGCGGCACAGGACGAGGACCGGGCGGGCGCCCGGCACACGGTGGTGCGCTCGCTGCTGCGGCTGGTGCGTGACCGCTACTGGGTGGGCGGAGCGCTGCTGCTGGCGCTGACGACCGTGCTCCAGGGGGCCGCGCTGGCGGTGGGCAGTCTGGCGGTCGTACAGCCGCTGATGGCGAGTGAGCTGCTGTTCACCCTGATGGTGGGCAGTCTGGTCTTCCACCGGCGTCCCGACCCGCGGACCTGGCTGGCGTTCGTGGCGCTGGCCGTGGGGCTCGCCCTGTTCCTGGGCGCCGCCGCGCCTTCGGCCGGTCACGACACCGCCGACTCCGGCCGGTGGGGCTGGGCGGGCCTGGCGCTGTTCGTCGTGGTGACGGCCCTGGCCTCGGTCGGCAGCCTGGTGCGGGGCGCGCCCCGGGCCGCGCTGTTCGGGTCGGCGTCGGCCGTGGCGTTCGGCGGTACGGCGGCGCTGCTGAAGGAGGTCACCGGGCGGCTTCCGCAAGGGGTGGGCGCGGTGCTGGCGCAGTGGCCGGTGTACGCCACGGGCGTGGTCGGCGTGATCAGCTTCCTGCTGCTGCAGAGCGCGCTGCGGGCGGGGACCCTCGCGGCGTCCCAGCCGGCGCTGACCCTGGGCGATGCGCTGACCAGCGTGGCCCTGGGCTGGGCGTTGTTCGGCGAGGAGATCGCGCTCGGGGTGCGGGTGCTGCCCGAGCTGGTCGGCGTGGCGCTGATCGGTCTCGGCAGCGTGGGGCTGGCGCGGGCTCCGTCGGTGCACGGCGCCTGGGACACGGCGCCCGCGGCGCGGGACGGGCCCGGGTCGGGCCGGCGGGGGCAGGAACGCCGGGGGCAAGGGCGGCGGGGGCAAGGGCGGCGGGAGACGTGA
- a CDS encoding SDR family NAD(P)-dependent oxidoreductase yields MAHAFSRSRPVAGEQVVAPDADRARPRREPVGGRGPRTRTALVTGASSGIGAAVARRLSDEGGWRLVLSGRDPSRLREVAEDASATAFAADLTLPGADRQLADFTLATVGPVDLLVAGAGVGWAGEFLDMPVHAIDEVLAVNVPATLRLVRLVLPGMVAAGSGRVVLIGSLAGSVAVRDEAVYSAAKAAIGGFADALRYELRGTGVGVTHLVPGVVDTPFFERRGTPYRRSRPRPVPPERVAEAVRTAVARGRDEVYVPGWLRLPCRVRGAAPGLYRRLAARFG; encoded by the coding sequence ATGGCCCATGCGTTCTCCCGCTCCCGGCCGGTTGCCGGGGAGCAGGTCGTCGCGCCCGACGCGGACCGCGCCAGGCCCCGACGGGAGCCCGTCGGCGGGCGGGGGCCGCGGACGCGCACGGCGCTTGTGACGGGTGCGTCCTCCGGCATCGGCGCGGCCGTCGCACGCCGGCTGAGCGACGAGGGCGGCTGGCGGCTGGTACTCAGCGGGCGTGACCCGTCGCGGCTGCGTGAGGTCGCCGAGGACGCCTCGGCGACCGCCTTCGCAGCGGATCTCACCCTGCCGGGTGCGGACCGGCAGCTCGCCGACTTCACGCTGGCCACGGTGGGGCCGGTGGACCTGCTGGTGGCCGGTGCAGGGGTCGGCTGGGCCGGAGAGTTCCTGGACATGCCCGTGCACGCCATCGACGAGGTGCTCGCCGTCAACGTGCCCGCCACGCTGCGGCTGGTGCGGCTGGTGCTGCCGGGCATGGTGGCGGCCGGGTCGGGCCGCGTGGTGCTCATCGGGTCGCTGGCGGGCAGTGTGGCGGTGCGCGACGAGGCCGTGTACTCGGCCGCCAAGGCCGCGATCGGCGGCTTCGCGGACGCCCTGCGCTACGAACTCCGGGGCACCGGTGTGGGGGTGACTCATCTGGTGCCCGGTGTGGTCGACACCCCGTTCTTCGAGCGGCGGGGAACTCCCTACCGGCGGTCCCGGCCGCGTCCGGTGCCGCCCGAACGGGTGGCCGAGGCGGTGCGAACGGCGGTGGCGCGGGGCCGGGACGAGGTGTACGTGCCCGGCTGGCTGCGGCTGCCGTGCCGGGTGCGGGGCGCGGCGCCGGGGCTGTACCGGCGGCTGGCCGCACGGTTCGGATGA
- a CDS encoding XdhC family protein has translation MLDIADELNGWLEEGREFAVATVVSVGGSAPRGPGAALAVDSEGTAIGSVSGGCVEGAVYDLCAAALNSGEAVRESFGYSDEDAFAVGLTCGGVIDVLVTPVGAKAPAREVFRAALSTAARGGTAALARVVEGPSGLLGHALMVRADGSSEGGLGGHPDLDRRAVAEAGALLHAGRTGTVGLSEDGSHCPGGLTLLVESRVPPPRMIVFGAVDFAAALVRAGKFLGHHVTVCDARPVFATPARFPEADEVVVDWPHRYLRSTPTDERTVLCVLTHDAKFDVPLLTEALRLPVAFVGAMGSRRTHEDRNRRLREAGVTERELARLRSPIGLDLGARTPEETALSIAAEIVALRHGGTGAPLTGGAAPIHRGLSGAAAA, from the coding sequence ATGCTTGACATCGCCGACGAGCTGAACGGCTGGCTGGAGGAGGGCCGGGAGTTCGCCGTCGCCACGGTCGTCTCCGTCGGGGGCAGCGCGCCGCGCGGGCCCGGCGCCGCTCTCGCCGTCGACAGCGAGGGCACGGCGATCGGCTCCGTCTCCGGCGGCTGCGTGGAGGGCGCGGTGTACGACTTGTGCGCCGCCGCCCTGAACAGCGGGGAGGCGGTGCGCGAGAGCTTCGGCTACAGCGACGAGGACGCCTTCGCGGTCGGCCTCACCTGCGGCGGGGTCATAGACGTGTTGGTCACGCCGGTGGGCGCGAAGGCGCCTGCGCGGGAGGTGTTCCGGGCGGCGCTGTCCACCGCCGCCCGGGGCGGTACCGCCGCCCTGGCCCGGGTCGTCGAGGGCCCGTCCGGCCTCCTGGGCCATGCCCTGATGGTCCGCGCCGACGGTTCGTCCGAGGGCGGCCTCGGCGGCCACCCCGACCTGGACCGTAGGGCGGTCGCCGAGGCCGGGGCGCTACTGCACGCCGGCCGGACCGGCACGGTCGGCCTCTCGGAGGACGGCTCGCACTGCCCCGGTGGCCTCACACTGCTCGTCGAGTCCAGGGTGCCGCCGCCCCGCATGATCGTCTTCGGGGCGGTGGACTTCGCGGCGGCGCTGGTACGGGCCGGCAAGTTCCTCGGCCACCACGTCACCGTGTGCGACGCCCGGCCCGTCTTCGCCACGCCCGCCCGCTTCCCCGAGGCCGACGAGGTCGTGGTCGACTGGCCGCACCGCTACCTGCGGAGCACCCCGACCGACGAACGCACGGTGCTGTGCGTCCTCACCCACGACGCCAAGTTCGACGTGCCGCTGCTGACGGAGGCCCTGCGGCTGCCGGTCGCGTTCGTCGGGGCGATGGGCTCGCGCCGCACCCACGAGGACCGGAACCGGAGGCTGCGCGAGGCGGGCGTGACCGAGCGCGAGCTCGCCCGCCTGCGCTCACCGATCGGCCTGGACCTGGGAGCCCGCACCCCCGAGGAGACCGCGCTCTCCATCGCGGCGGAGATCGTCGCGCTGCGGCACGGCGGGACCGGCGCGCCCCTGACGGGCGGCGCGGCGCCCATCCACCGGGGGCTGAGCGGGGCGGCGGCGGCCTGA
- a CDS encoding glycoside hydrolase family 15 protein has translation MKDDDLRTVPDLSCPPWVLREYAVLADGERGAVLDPRGRIVWLCAPRWHDDAVFSALVGGAGHFTVEPADPWHVWGGYYEEGTLIRVSRWVTSECVVECREALALPARTDRLVLLRRMRVERGEARLRLDLDPRPGFGGVRMRDPRQEDGIWTAGAQGLRMRLAGAPEAVWRDGAGLCGEFRLREGETHDLVLELGTGRETGPLDADALWRATEREWRRAVPDCSRLIAPRDARHAYAVLRGLTSVSGGMVAAATTSLPERANSGRNYDYRYAWLRDQCYAGLAVAAHGPHPLVDDAVRFVAERVLEDGDKVRPAYTVDGQPVGGERSLRLPGYPGGTDHVGNDAGAQFQLDTFGEALQLFAAAAGHDRLTADAERAAAVAVDVVERRWQAPDAGLWELEDRWWTHSRLSVVCGLRRMAEVLPGKAGRRCAGLADTVLRETRRRCLNADGRWRRAADDDGPEAALLVPMARGCAFGDDGGAATRGYVESRLAEDGYLYRFEHPGVPLGEAEGAFLLCGFTMALATHRVGDRDGAFRWFERTRAACGPPGLFAEEYDVRQRQLRGNLPQAFVHAMMLECAVRLAGESALL, from the coding sequence ATGAAGGACGACGATCTGCGCACGGTGCCCGACCTGTCGTGTCCTCCGTGGGTGCTGCGCGAGTACGCCGTGCTCGCCGACGGTGAGCGGGGGGCGGTCCTGGATCCCCGGGGCCGGATCGTGTGGCTGTGCGCCCCGCGCTGGCACGACGACGCGGTCTTCTCCGCGCTCGTCGGTGGTGCCGGGCACTTCACGGTGGAGCCGGCCGACCCGTGGCACGTCTGGGGCGGCTACTACGAGGAGGGCACGCTGATCCGGGTGAGCCGGTGGGTGACCTCGGAATGCGTGGTCGAATGCCGCGAGGCCCTGGCGCTGCCGGCCCGTACGGACCGGCTGGTGCTGCTGCGCCGGATGCGCGTGGAGCGGGGCGAGGCACGGCTGCGGCTGGACCTGGACCCGCGGCCGGGTTTCGGCGGCGTCCGGATGCGCGACCCGCGGCAGGAGGACGGGATCTGGACGGCCGGGGCGCAAGGGCTGCGGATGCGGCTCGCCGGGGCCCCGGAGGCCGTGTGGCGGGACGGTGCCGGACTGTGCGGCGAGTTCCGGCTGCGCGAGGGCGAAACCCACGACCTGGTGCTGGAACTGGGCACCGGACGGGAGACGGGGCCGCTCGACGCCGATGCGCTGTGGCGGGCCACGGAGCGGGAGTGGCGGCGGGCCGTCCCGGACTGCTCTCGGCTGATCGCGCCGCGCGACGCCCGGCACGCGTACGCCGTGCTGCGCGGGCTGACCAGCGTCTCCGGCGGCATGGTCGCCGCCGCCACCACGTCCCTGCCGGAGCGGGCCAACAGCGGGCGCAACTACGACTACCGCTACGCGTGGCTGCGCGACCAGTGCTACGCCGGACTGGCGGTCGCCGCGCACGGCCCGCATCCGCTGGTCGACGACGCCGTGCGCTTCGTCGCCGAACGCGTCCTCGAGGACGGCGACAAGGTCCGGCCCGCCTACACGGTCGACGGGCAGCCGGTCGGCGGCGAGCGCTCCCTGCGGCTGCCGGGCTACCCGGGCGGCACCGACCACGTCGGCAACGACGCGGGCGCCCAGTTCCAGCTCGACACCTTCGGTGAGGCGCTTCAGCTCTTCGCCGCGGCGGCCGGGCACGACCGGCTCACGGCGGACGCGGAGCGGGCCGCCGCCGTCGCCGTGGACGTCGTGGAGCGGCGGTGGCAGGCACCGGACGCCGGGCTGTGGGAGCTGGAGGACCGGTGGTGGACCCACTCGCGGCTGAGCGTGGTGTGCGGGCTGCGACGGATGGCGGAGGTGCTGCCCGGGAAGGCGGGGCGCCGCTGCGCCGGGCTCGCCGACACGGTGCTGCGGGAGACCCGGCGCCGGTGCCTGAACGCCGACGGCCGCTGGCGGCGGGCCGCCGACGACGACGGGCCGGAGGCCGCCCTGCTGGTGCCGATGGCCCGCGGCTGCGCGTTCGGGGACGACGGCGGCGCCGCCACCCGCGGGTACGTCGAGTCCCGGCTGGCCGAGGACGGCTACCTGTACCGCTTCGAACATCCCGGCGTGCCGCTCGGTGAGGCGGAGGGGGCGTTCCTGCTCTGCGGGTTCACCATGGCCCTCGCGACACACCGGGTCGGTGACCGGGACGGCGCGTTCCGCTGGTTCGAACGCACCCGGGCCGCGTGCGGACCGCCCGGCCTGTTCGCGGAGGAGTACGACGTGCGCCAGCGGCAGCTGCGCGGCAACCTCCCGCAGGCCTTCGTGCACGCCATGATGCTGGAGTGCGCGGTGCGCCTGGCCGGCGAGTCGGCACTGCTCTGA